A window of Thermovirga lienii DSM 17291 contains these coding sequences:
- a CDS encoding response regulator receiver and unknown domain protein (PFAM: HTH domain; Response regulator receiver domain~COGs: COG4565 Response regulator of citrate/malate metabolism~InterPro IPR001789~KEGG: gwc:GWCH70_0514 response regulator receiver and unknown domain protein~PFAM: response regulator receiver~SMART: response regulator receiver~SPTR: Putative uncharacterized protein), which produces MPKLKVIIADEDPMVCYLCRNYISGIYGFTVTSETHSLSSLKRELKNLTVDLVLLDAHMDKDLKLDGFKGLRSAFPRVDFIVMAKTGDPFIIRNVICQGAFDCLIKPFSFKRLESSLKAYRTYNLGLTTRDSPWNQEELDKMMSELANTKVHPLRGDLPKGIQEKLLEKVIRCLEQSNKALSAKEIGGIVGISRATARRYLEYLLESKLVSVEYPFTKIGRPKKLYKLVQKQ; this is translated from the coding sequence TTGCCCAAACTCAAAGTCATCATTGCTGATGAAGACCCGATGGTTTGCTATCTGTGCAGAAATTACATTAGCGGTATCTATGGATTCACGGTGACATCAGAGACTCACTCATTGAGCTCCCTAAAAAGGGAACTAAAGAACTTAACAGTCGATCTTGTGCTTTTGGATGCTCATATGGACAAAGATTTAAAGCTTGATGGCTTTAAAGGCCTTAGAAGCGCTTTCCCTAGGGTAGATTTTATCGTTATGGCAAAAACCGGTGACCCATTTATAATACGCAATGTCATATGTCAAGGCGCTTTCGATTGCCTGATAAAACCCTTTTCCTTCAAAAGATTAGAATCCTCATTGAAAGCTTACAGGACGTACAACTTGGGCCTTACCACGCGGGATAGCCCTTGGAATCAAGAAGAGTTGGATAAAATGATGAGCGAGCTCGCAAACACTAAAGTTCATCCCCTAAGAGGAGACCTGCCTAAAGGTATACAAGAAAAGCTATTGGAGAAAGTAATTCGATGCCTTGAACAAAGCAATAAAGCTCTTTCTGCCAAGGAAATAGGAGGTATTGTGGGTATATCGAGAGCTACAGCAAGAAGATACCTAGAGTATCTATTAGAAAGCAAGCTAGTGTCTGTAGAGTATCCTTTCACTAAAATTGGAAGACCCAAAAAACTCTACAAATTAGTGCAAAAACAATAA
- a CDS encoding delta-1-pyrroline-5-carboxylate dehydrogenase (PFAM: Aldehyde dehydrogenase family~TIGRFAM: delta-1-pyrroline-5-carboxylate dehydrogenase, group 1~COGs: COG1012 NAD-dependent aldehyde dehydrogenase~InterPro IPR015590: IPR016160: IPR005931~KEGG: cpo:COPRO5265_1373 1-pyrroline-5-carboxylate dehydrogenase~PFAM: Aldehyde Dehydrogenase~SPTR: 1-pyrroline-5-carboxylate dehydrogenase;~TIGRFAM: delta-1-pyrroline-5-carboxylate dehydrogenase) gives MNNGIFCFPKPRNEPTKNYAPGSVERKLMRKKLSRQEKIKVEIPVIIGGKEVRTGKIREVTMPCDHGHVLAIYHEAGPKETELAIKEALLAKKEWESLHWTERCAVMLKVAELISNKYRYLLNAATMLGQAKNVHQAEIDAACESIDFLRFGAYQASYIYQWQPLQPHEYDCVNKMEYRPLEGFVLTISPFNFTAIALSLNSSVITMGNTTIWKPARTSLLSSYYLMKIFEEAGLPPGVINFLPGPGSEISEVALRNTNFAGLHFTGSTDTFNTLWKKLGENISKYKNYPRIVGETGGKDFIFAHYSADIHALATALVRGAFEYQGQKCSAASRAYIPKSIWKKLREILVDWTKNLSVGDVRDFKNFVNAVIDEASYKKIMGYIEKAKTSPNAKIIVGGNGDKRTGYYVEPTIIETNDPNFLTMNEEIFGPVLTIFVYEDERFEETLTLCDSTSSYGLTGSIFAKDRKAIEKAAKILRYAAGNFYINDKPTGAVVCQQPFGGARASGTNDKAGTYLNLIRWISPRTIKENLNPPTHWSYPFLEK, from the coding sequence ATGAATAACGGGATCTTTTGTTTTCCCAAACCCAGGAACGAACCAACCAAAAATTATGCTCCTGGTAGCGTTGAAAGGAAACTGATGAGGAAGAAGTTATCCCGCCAAGAAAAGATCAAGGTCGAGATCCCCGTGATTATAGGGGGGAAGGAGGTACGGACAGGCAAGATAAGAGAAGTAACTATGCCATGTGACCACGGGCATGTCCTTGCCATCTACCATGAAGCAGGTCCAAAGGAAACAGAACTAGCTATCAAGGAGGCTCTACTAGCCAAAAAAGAGTGGGAATCCCTCCATTGGACAGAACGGTGTGCTGTGATGCTGAAGGTCGCTGAGCTAATCAGCAACAAATATCGCTATTTATTAAATGCAGCTACGATGCTGGGACAGGCAAAAAACGTACATCAAGCAGAGATAGATGCTGCCTGCGAAAGCATCGATTTCTTAAGATTCGGAGCTTATCAGGCATCATATATTTATCAGTGGCAGCCTTTACAACCTCACGAATATGATTGTGTAAACAAAATGGAATACAGGCCACTTGAAGGATTTGTTTTAACCATATCGCCTTTTAACTTTACTGCCATTGCGCTAAGCCTCAACTCATCAGTTATTACTATGGGGAACACAACAATATGGAAGCCTGCAAGAACTTCTTTGCTTTCCAGCTACTACTTGATGAAGATTTTTGAAGAAGCTGGACTGCCTCCGGGAGTAATAAACTTTCTGCCTGGGCCAGGATCTGAAATAAGCGAAGTTGCACTCCGCAACACCAATTTCGCGGGTTTACACTTTACGGGCTCCACAGATACCTTCAACACACTATGGAAAAAGCTTGGAGAAAATATATCAAAATATAAAAACTATCCGAGGATAGTAGGAGAAACAGGCGGCAAAGATTTTATATTCGCCCATTATTCAGCAGATATTCACGCCCTCGCTACCGCTTTAGTACGAGGAGCTTTCGAATATCAGGGACAAAAATGCTCTGCAGCTTCAAGAGCTTATATCCCTAAATCCATCTGGAAGAAGTTGAGGGAAATCCTCGTCGATTGGACAAAAAATCTATCAGTTGGGGATGTTAGAGACTTCAAAAATTTTGTAAACGCCGTAATAGATGAAGCGTCTTATAAAAAAATTATGGGGTACATCGAAAAAGCAAAAACTTCGCCAAACGCAAAGATAATAGTCGGAGGCAACGGAGATAAAAGAACCGGATATTACGTAGAACCCACCATAATAGAAACAAACGATCCTAACTTCCTGACAATGAACGAAGAAATTTTTGGGCCGGTTCTGACCATCTTCGTGTATGAAGACGAGCGCTTTGAGGAAACATTAACGTTATGCGACTCCACTTCCTCATACGGCCTAACAGGCTCAATCTTCGCAAAAGACAGGAAGGCTATAGAAAAAGCAGCAAAAATATTAAGGTATGCAGCAGGTAACTTTTACATTAACGACAAACCAACAGGAGCTGTAGTTTGCCAGCAGCCATTTGGAGGAGCTCGAGCCTCAGGCACCAACGATAAAGCCGGAACTTACTTGAATCTGATTAGATGGATTTCTCCAAGAACTATTAAAGAAAATCTAAATCCCCCCACCCATTGGAGTTATCCGTTTTTGGAAAAGTAG